From the Saccharomycodes ludwigii strain NBRC 1722 chromosome I, whole genome shotgun sequence genome, one window contains:
- the CMR1 gene encoding Cmr1p (similar to Saccharomyces cerevisiae YDL156W | CMR1 | Changed Mutation Rate), giving the protein MSQKLTDFQKKRLENIKRNNQLLQQLNLKSISSKIKIDEPKGKVPQKKKAQTLKKAASKNKSRHVKSPSKTQPIRRSKRLRGESADLNGVPNVSDTQLFTTLKSHGVPDADAAEELEDLKDTRVVGDVKISDLIKNEDGGDEQTLLAKFRNFQEKGSSGDFFEELSKAIPAKTPQIKQLRKDFDLDLYEIFQPTDIKICYDRVSALYFYPDTSSKLIIGGDISGHLGFWKVQESLVKDYAEEEPDITRFKLFNKNIGTIDSMPADLSKIIVSSYDSVIRTINLNNLKSEEILTLNDEYGNEMGISDMHFDYINPNVLFLSTLTGLFTRYDLRERKRETLYRLSDKKIGSFSINPERHHEIATGSLDRTLKIWDLRKIVKTPEWSKYEDYKSCDIISTYDSRLSVSAVSYSPTDQTLVCNGYDDTIRLFDVKKITGTDLEPRETIKHNCQSGRWTSILKARFKPNMNVFAIANMGRAIDLYTSNGDQLAHLQTRTVPAVISWHPYKNWIAGGNSSGQIFLFTDNGSAKPIEE; this is encoded by the coding sequence ATGTCCCAAAAATTAACAGactttcaaaaaaagaggcttgaaaatatcaaaagaaataatcAACTATTACAGCAATTAAACTTAAAATCCATATCTTCtaagataaaaatagacGAACCTAAAGGGAAAGTAccacaaaagaaaaaagcgCAGACCTTAAAAAAAGCAgcatcaaaaaataaatctagACATGTCAAGAGCCCATCCAAAACACAACCTATCAGAAGATCCAAAAGATTAAGGGGGGAAAGTGCAGATTTAAACGGCGTTCCAAATGTAAGTGATACTCAATTATTTACCACTTTAAAATCACATGGTGTGCCAGATGCTGATGCTGCCGAAGAATTGGAAGATTTGAAAGATACACGTGTTGTTGGGGATGTTAAAATCAGtgatttgataaaaaatgaagatgGTGGGGATGAACAAACTTTATTAGCAAAATTTAGGAACTTCCAAGAAAAAGGTTCTTCAGGTGATTTCTTTGAAGAATTAAGTAAAGCTATTCCCGCTAAAACTCCTCAGATCAAGCAATTAAGAAAAGACTTTGATTTAGATTTATATGAAATTTTTCAACCAAcagatattaaaatatgcTACGATCGTGTGTCTGCATTATACTTTTATCCTGATACCAGTTCTAAACTGATAATTGGTGGAGATATCTCTGGGCACTTGGGATTTTGGAAAGTTCAAGAGAGTTTAGTTAAAGATTATGCGGAAGAAGAGCCCGATATTACGCGatttaaattgtttaataaaaatattggtaCTATAGACAGTATGCCTGCCGATTTAAGTAAGATTATTGTAAGTTCTTATGATTCAGTAATACGAACTATTAActtaaataatttgaaaagtgAAGAAATCTTAACTTTAAATGATGAGTACGGTAATGAAATGGGTATAAGCGATATGCATTTTGATTACATTAACCCTAATGTGCTTTTCCTAAGTACCTTGACCGGGCTTTTCACCAGATATGATTTACGAGAGAGGAAAAGGGAAACACTATATAGATTATCTGATAAAAAGATTGGTTCTTTCAGTATTAACCCCGAGCGACATCACGAAATTGCCACAGGTTCTTTAGATAGAACTCTGAAAATTTGGGATTTGAGAAAAATCGTAAAAACACCTGAATGGTCAAAGTATGAAGATTATAAAAGTTGTGATATTATAAGTACATATGACTCAAGATTATCTGTTTCTGCAGTTAGTTATTCTCCAACTGATCAAACATTAGTATGCAATGGATATGATGATACAATTAGATTATTCGacgttaaaaaaattactggAACCGATTTAGAACCTAGAGAAACAATAAAACACAATTGTCAATCTGGGAGATGGACAAGTATTTTAAAAGCTCGATTCAAACCAAATATGAATGTCTTTGCTATTGCTAACATGGGAAGGGCTATTGATTTATACACTAGCAATGGTGATCAACTGGCCCATTTACAAACTAGAACGGTTCCAGCAGTTATCTCATGGCACCCGTACAAAAATTGGATAGCAGGTGGAAATTCCAGTGGCCAAATTTTCTTATTTACGGACAATGGATCAGCAAAACCGATAGAAgagtaa
- a CDS encoding uncharacterized protein (similar to Saccharomyces cerevisiae YDR391C | putative protein of unknown function), giving the protein MSTKSIVPREDIGFQTSNFENAYCKQRHSKANSSPSINITNDVAKVAEVLDIAFAHSPQNDYCLKKFFNIPLTQKCSRERIKSILYYYTAMYNDMGGEIVEVNNFDAVALFSKPGDHIDFDLTKDQKFNKTWFDDLDQVLEKILPDINNFYYLYMIGKNLTQKNVRGSVRKIFETYKEKADKLDVPIVLEAISEHARSVYEYFGFKNYYTFRYGDGEVDSLGNLSSSGEGFVSYLMVYYNKPLLVDGPIHDSNKVGEVNGFLGNSD; this is encoded by the coding sequence atgtCAACTAAAAGTATTGTCCCTAGAGAAGATATTGGTTTCCAAACTTCCAATTTCGAAAATGCGTATTGCAAGCAACGTCATTCCAAAGCCAATAGTTCTCCTTCGATAAATATTACCAATGACGTAGCTAAAGTTGCAGAAGTGTTAGATATCGCTTTTGCTCACTCCCCTCAGAATGATTATTGTCTgaagaaattttttaatattccCTTGACCCAAAAATGTAGCAGGGAACGTATTAaatctattttatattattatacagCTATGTATAATGATATGGGCGGTGAAATTGTTGAGGTCAACAATTTTGACGCTGTTGCTTTGTTTTCAAAACCTGGTGATCACATTGATTTTGATTTGACAAAGGACCAAAAATTCAACAAGACTTGGTTTGACGATTTGGACCaagttttagaaaaaatattaccagatattaataatttttattatttgtatatgATTGGGAAAAACTTAACCCAGAAAAATGTTAGAGGTAGTgtaagaaaaatttttgaaacttACAAAGAAAAGGCTGACAAATTGGATGTTCCTATTGTCTTGGAAGCTATCTCTGAACATGCTAGAAGTGTTTATGaatattttggttttaaaaattattacacTTTTAGGTATGGTGATGGTGAAGTTGATTCCTTAGGTAATCTAAGCTCTTCCGGCGAAGGGTTTGTTTCCTATTTGATggtttattataataagcCATTATTAGTTGATGGTCCTATTCATGACTCGAATAAAGTTGGTGAGGTTAATGGGTTTTTAGGCAACTCTGATTAG
- a CDS encoding Zn(II)2Cys6 transcription factor (similar to Saccharomyces cerevisiae YOR363C | PIP2 | Peroxisome Induction Pathway (paralog of YAL051W | OAF1)): MYDLIATNKNTDEKSPSVENNKGKKSRSKSGCFTCRLKRKKCDEKHPKCGNCKKNFLTCIWPQAGAGKLTKEMREKMKKEINFYDAFAKKNSTLKGKTLNKKGKKRKYKDINNKKKKNNNFYKKNAEELTYDSITLEKKSNANNIQIKIESETETEEEAKRKKKKTTEEEKEEEEEEEEEEEEEEGEGEGEGEENVSEYFDEDDIYKIKHGSIAFVNYSISKGKDFILLNSEVKHAIEDINIGAIIETDNNVNPSDKLDLTTAQKIKEKETAKNVSLDSNDVAKSMVKSNKFQSNWSNILFNPSSINDSTNFIGKIFELGLQDSELFSKLLTENYSNEDLTSSASPSLPLSESLSNINNNTKEDMNPGVSIRLDYLPHENPTSNNKGTNCSDNKTEKKLPSITPLTKSTIEDEEIYGLDEEQGEKIYDQLMLNFKNWTDPEMKDLIKTHNFTKQELLLYYTFFHYFLPNIGPQPTLPQLSTVKTFPYVEKNPIYLDVSLCCGATFLAWCQPLKYTDLAESLYQRSKINLKTAIAKNLIKGDEEWIFACFQLLVLRDKLYNGHDVADRCLDNLSHSFSVIKKRYLSENKREPKTPIDRMLLESFIYNYSVSISVGTNLSKLPDPFQPVFQELTEMLKSPLFIDCDVEWMNNPVLGSSVDAFVMLAKVSYLGRLKLPLEKNGYWETQAKFLLEDCLYYSPPPLPEKIKNDPVKYITYRPSLLCASIVSKACYLLLCKILNFQEFNIEDTQIQSVVKYAIQALKDIEKGDKLLCILQWSLLIIGSFTVDFEDRFVITEYVKSVGETLHSNGGSRIKDILDLIWMKKDLNLLFDRATFSQLVI; this comes from the coding sequence ATGTATGATCTAATTGcgacaaataaaaatactgaTGAAAAATCCCCATctgttgaaaataataaggggaaaaaaagtCGATCTAAGAGTGGCTGTTTTACATGTCgtttaaaaaggaaaaaatgtGATGAAAAACATCCAAAATGTGGCAATTgtaagaaaaattttttaacatgTATTTGGCCTCAAGCAGGTGCTGGAAAGTTAACTAAGGAAATGAGagagaaaatgaaaaaggaaattaatttttacgATGCATTtgcaaagaaaaattcTACGCTAAAAGGTAAAACATTGAACAAAAAGGgcaaaaaaaggaaatataaagatataaacaataagaaaaagaagaataataacttttataaaaaaaatgctgAGGAACTAACTTACGATTCAATAAcacttgaaaaaaaaagtaatgctaataatattcaaataaaaattgaaagcGAAACTGAAACGGAGGAAGAAgcaaagagaaaaaagaaaaagacaaCGGAAGAAGAGaaggaggaagaagaagaagaagaagaggaagaggaagaagaagaaggagaaggAGAAGGAGAAGGAGAAGAAAATGTTAGTGAATAttttgatgaagatgatatttacaaaattaaacatGGTTCTATTGCATTTGttaattattcaatttctAAAGGcaaagattttattttgctaAATAGTGAAGTGAAGCATGCAATTGAAGATATTAATATAGGCGCCATAATAGAAACAGATAATAACGTCAATCCATCAGACAAATTAGATTTAACGACAgcacaaaaaataaaagaaaaagaaacagcAAAAAATGTATCGCTTGATTCAAACGACGTTGCAAAATCTATggtaaaatcaaataaatttcAAAGTAATTggtcaaatattttatttaatccATCATCTATTAATGACAGCACAAACTTCATTGGTAAAATCTTTGAGTTGGGCCTACAAGATTCtgaattattttctaaacTTTTGACTGAAAACTATTCTAACGAGGATCTCACAAGCTCTGCTTCTCCTTCCTTACCGTTATCAGAATCCTTATCcaatatcaataacaatacaaaGGAAGATATGAACCCCGGTGTATCAATAAGATTAGATTATTTACCTCATGAAAATCCAACCTCAAACAACAAAGGTACTAATTGTTCAGATAATAAaacggaaaaaaaattaccatCTATAACACCTTTGACAAAATCAACtattgaagatgaagaaataTATGGGTTAGATGAAGAGCagggggaaaaaatttACGACCAATTAATGCTAAACTTTAAAAACTGGACTGATCCAGAAATGAAAGacttaataaaaacacacAATTTCACTAAGCaggaattattattgtattatacttttttccattattttttaccaaATATTGGACCTCAACCAACATTACCACAACTATCTACTGTTAAAACGTTCCCTTACgttgaaaaaaatccaatttatttagatGTATCATTATGCTGCGGCGCTACATTTTTAGCGTGGTGTCAGCCTTTAAAATACACGGATTTGGCAGAAAGTCTATATCAAAGGAGTAAAATAAACTTAAAGACGGCAATTGCAaagaatttaattaaagGCGATGAAGAATGGATATTTGCATGTTTCCAGTTATTAGTATTGAGGGATAAACTATATAACGGACATGATGTTGCAGATAGATGTTTAGATAATTTATCGCACTCTTTTAGTGTTATTAAGAAAAGATATTTAAGTGAAAACAAGAGAGAACCGAAAACACCTATAGACAGGATGCTATTAGAGAGTTTTATTTACAATTATTCAGTTTCCATATCCGTTGGTACAAATCTAAGTAAATTACCAGATCCATTCCAACCAGTTTTTCAGGAATTAACTGAAATGTTGAAATCGCCACTTTTCATTGATTGTGATGTAGAGTGGATGAATAATCCTGTTTTAGGTTCTTCAGTCGATGCATTTGTTATGTTAGCCAAGGTGAGTTACTTAGGTAGATTAAAGTTACCTCTGGAGAAAAATGGGTATTGGGAAACCCAGGCAAAATTTTTGTTGGAGGATTGTCTATATTATTCACCACCACCATTGccagaaaaaattaaaaacgaCCCagtaaaatatattacttATAGACCAAGCCTTTTATGCGCCAGTATTGTCAGTAAAGCTTgttatttacttttatgCAAAATCCTCAACTTTCAAGAATTCAATATTGAAGATACTCAAATACAAAGTGTTGTAAAATATGCCATCCAAGCTTTAAAGGACATTGAAAAGGGTGACAAACTATTATGTATTTTACAATGGTCACTGCTAATTATAGGCTCATTTACTGTGGATTTTGAAGATAGATTTGTAATTACAGAATATGTCAAGAGTGTTGGTGAAACATTACACTCCAACGGTGGCTCAAGAATTAAAGACATTTTAGATTTAATTTGgatgaaaaaagatttaaatttattatttgatagAGCAACATTTTCACAACTCGTTATTTAA
- a CDS encoding cyclin family protein (similar to Saccharomyces cerevisiae YLR210W | CLB4 | CycLin B (paralog of YDL155W | CLB3)): MNTVSHNKNALIPDTADTDTTVTTMNANNIASHRNDENKQNSIFYQASQKEQIISNGLSRENSNVINLERAALTDVTSKINNRYSIGSQTLNMNNNNTYNVNNLYYEYQQNITNTSSKVPYPQDSEAEGEGQERDEEEENIDEEVNNVTLETPEIHENQEGGQDHQHYDEYEDQLRPMMPVVTKSDVTELTDIFNKFYTPKPDPMDEDTYDATMVVEYAPEIFNYLHKQELKLSPDPLYMDYQPELKWKYRATLFNWLVKAHEKFNLLQETLYLTVNIIDRFLSHTEIAVSKFHLVGATCLFIASKYEEINCPTLKEIMRILDNEYTAEQVMRAERYILCALEFELGWPGPMPFLRRISKADDYNYDIRTLAKYLLETTIMDQRFVGSPPSWLAAGAYYLSIVILENKYWTESHVYYSGYTEKQITPVASIIAQNCRDPNSTHEAIYKKYSERRHRRCSQLVSRWIAAIEMQQEQQY; encoded by the coding sequence atGAATACTGTTAGTCATAATAAGAACGCTCTTATTCCTGATACTGCTGATACCGACACTACAGTTACTACCATGAATGCCAATAATATTGCTAGCCATAgaaatgatgaaaataaacaaaattcaattttttaccAAGCTTCAcaaaaagaacaaataaTATCTAACGGATTATCTCGAGAAAATTCTAATGTTATAAATTTGGAAAGGGCAGCCTTAACAGATGTTACgtcaaaaattaataatcgTTATTCAATAGGATCTCAGACATTAAACAtgaataacaataacactTACAACGTTAATAACTTATATTATGAGTACCAACAGAACATAACGAATACTTCCTCGAAGGTACCGTATCCACAAGACTCGGAAGCAGAGGGAGAAGGACAAGAAAGAgatgaggaagaagaaaatatagaCGAAGAGGTTAATAATGTGACTCTGGAAACCCCCGAGATACATGAAAATCAGGAAGGAGGACAAGATCACCAACATTATGATGAATATGAAGACCAATTAAGACCAATGATGCCTGTTGTTACTAAATCTGATGTTACTGAATTAAcagatatttttaataaattttatacaCCAAAGCCAGATCCTATGGACGAGGATACGTACGATGCTACAATGGTTGTGGAATATGCTCCAGAAATCTTTAATTATTTGCATAAACaggaattaaaattatcgCCTGATCCATTGTATATGGATTATCAACCTGAATTGAAATGGAAATATAGAGCCACATTATTTAATTGGTTAGTGAAAGCGCacgaaaaatttaatttgcTACAAGAAACATTATATTTAACCGTTAATATTATAGATAGATTTTTGTCTCACACTGAGATAGCTGTTAGCAAATTTCATTTAGTTGGTGCTACATGTTTGTTTATAGCTTCAAAATATgaagaaataaattgtCCTACTTTGAAGGAAATTATGCGTATCTTAGATAATGAATACACGGCAGAACAGGTGATGAGAGCTGAAAGATATATACTTTGTGCATTAGAGTTTGAGCTGGGTTGGCCTGGTCCCATGCCATTTTTAAGAAGAATAAGCAAAGCCGATGATTACAATTACGACATAAGGACCTTGGCTAAATACTTATTAGAAACAACCATAATGGACCAGAGATTTGTTGGTTCGCCACCAAGTTGGTTAGCTGCGGGTGCCTATTATTTAAGCATTGTCATTTTAGAAAACAAGTATTGGACTGAAAGTCATGTTTATTATTCTGGTTATACTGAGAAACAAATTACCCCGGTGGCTTCTATTATTGCACAAAATTGCAGAGACCCAAATTCTACTCATGAAGCTATATATAAGAAATACTCGGAACGTAGACACAGACGCTGTTCTCAACTAGTATCTAGATGGATAGCTGCCATTGAAATGcaacaagaacaacaatattag
- the IAT4 gene encoding Iat4p (similar to Saccharomyces cerevisiae YDR391C | putative protein of unknown function), with protein sequence MSTTFTPETTPAPEKLTHSRSAVPINLTHDVERVADTLAIAFKDSASNEYLMKKFFNVPIDEYVSPIRMKTMIQYFTAFYDDKGADIVEANDFHAVAIYTRPNEPISQWLTNDDKFNKELFFDLDHKKHEIFPEGHKYYYLFIIGKDLSKPEIRGSVRKIFETYKEKADAENASVVLEAISEKAKAVYEYFGFKTYLNFNYGKNEVDKNGKPDPNGEGFDAYLMFYNKNTFPGYV encoded by the coding sequence ATGAGTACAACATTTACCCCTGAAACTACCCCTGCTCCAGAAAAATTGACACATTCCAGATCTGCTGTCCCAATAAATTTAACACATGATGTTGAGAGAGTTGCCGACACGTTGGCTATTGCTTTTAAAGATTCTGCTTCCAATGAgtatttaatgaaaaagtttttcaatGTACCTATTGATGAATATGTTTCTCCAATTAGAATGAAGACTATGATACAATATTTTACTGCATTCTATGATGACAAAGGCGCTGATATCGTTGAGGCCAACGATTTCCATGCTGTGGCTATTTACACCAGACCAAATGAGCCTATTAGCCAATGGTTAACCAATGATGACAAGTTCAACAAGGAATTGTTTTTTGACTTAGATCACAAAAAACATGAGATATTTCCAGAAGGACACAAATATTACTATCTATTTATTATCGGTAAGGATTTATCCAAGCCGGAGATCAGAGGTTCTGTCaggaaaatttttgaaaccTACAAAGAAAAGGCTGATGCAGAAAATGCTTCTGTTGTTTTGGAAGCTATCTCTGAAAAAGCTAAAGCCGTTTACGAGTACTTTGGTTTCAAAACATATTTGAACTTTAATTATGGTAAAAATGAGGTTGACAAGAATGGAAAACCTGATCCTAACGGGGAAGGATTTGATGCCTATTTAATGttttataacaaaaatactTTCCCAGGATATGTCTAa
- the MSH5 gene encoding MutS family protein MSH5 (similar to Saccharomyces cerevisiae YDL154W | MSH5 | MutS Homolog) — translation MPQETEGSIVNDYQQNNVTYLCMNVVGNKFGFSIIQVCSNNVVALKQDINFNAAFLKENVINYLNNLILNYRPSILLLSTKIRQDIYDEIERLLQQQKGKLNELKVRFLSWSKFDKKFLEQELKDSNNSFACMDENKNCKLLNKMMLVFNSGWDITCGTLSCVLQTIINDEKLVDQGQQKLEINNLTFNLMQFSDSFVLDDDTINSLQVLPSLYKTKVYNSNKRGCLSLYELFEKSVKSELGKQVLKSWLTTPLKTKDLIVKRLQIVKILVATENTSVLDQLSWSLKKIPDIYRLLSSVSSRICNKPHVWIALVKFCETMIEIKKIINLLDSAYRQGVLKDLHLAIEEHKFKKIMSKINKVFNLENSLKEKELIINTGVNKELDKHINFYNNLEVFLEDIAVHIRTGIINDINCAAKLDPTVQNNIKNLINVAYIPQIGYLISIDIEAKELLEIVQDWVFIFETPTALYYKNNDIMKVDKEYGDICGIISDYQIEIFHDVQTEIIQYKLFLRKCYELSAELEVLKSFAETSIENNFKEPELSSKENKLIIVQGRHPIFENLVDSYIPNDISLIGSRFDDESWNTMFCRIALITGANMSGKTVFITSCGIIVLLSHIGCFVPAISAKIGIVDNILTRIKTSEGINHTQSTFYSDCQQMSKCLALSTERSLVLIDEFGKGTSPIDGPALFAAIIRQMSEYKHCPRMLVCTHYHELYKKKIFSPQLKGTIHLTTTIFVKKHKDGNEDNSTEVITFLYKVKEGISNDSFGLFCASLSGIQPAILNRAHAIVDAMNQGRNISEISNTVPLQELTLFKKNQKIVEEFLSWDIQLEDDNDIAIKEKLKFFLQKDIS, via the coding sequence ATGCCACAGGAAACAGAAGGTTCAATTGTAAATGattatcaacaaaataacGTCACATATCTTTGTATGAACGTCGTTGGAAATAAATTTGGATTTTCTATCATACAAGTGTGTTCAAATAATGTTGTTGCTTTAAAACaagatattaattttaatgctgcttttttaaaagaaaatgttattaattatttgaataatCTAATATTGAATTATAGACCCAGTATTCTTTTACTTTCTACCAAAATAAGGCAGGATATTTATGATGAAATTGAACGGCTTttgcaacaacaaaaaggcaaattaaatgaattaaaaGTTAGGTTTTTATCCTGGAGTAAATtcgataaaaaatttttggaaCAAGAATTGAAagatagtaataatagttttgCTTGTATGGATGAAAATAAGAATTGTAAACtcttaaataaaatgatgCTAGTGTTTAATTCTGGTTGGGATATTACATGCGGAACATTGAGTTGTGTGCTACAAACAATTATAAATGATGAAAAGTTGGTAGATCAAGGGCAACAAAAATTAGAGATTAACAATTTAACATTTAATCTTATGCAATTTAGTGACAGTTTTGTATTGGATGATGATACAATCAATTCACTACAAGTCTTACCTTCATTATACAAAACTAAGGTTTATAATTCAAATAAGAGGGGATGTTTGTCATTATAcgaattatttgaaaaatcagTTAAATCGGAATTGGGCAAACAAGTTTTGAAATCATGGTTAACCACGCCTTTAAAAACTAAGGACTTAATTGTCAAAAGATTAcaaattgttaaaatattagtAGCGACTGAAAATACGTCGGTTTTAGATCAATTGTCTTggtcattaaaaaaaataccagaCATCTACCGACTGTTATCAAGCGTGTCTTCCAGAATATGTAATAAACCTCATGTCTGGATTGCATTGGTTAAATTTTGCGAAACTATGatagaaattaaaaaaatcatcaatTTATTAGATTCTGCTTACAGACAAGGGgtattaaaagatttacaTTTGGCTATTGAAGAgcataaatttaaaaaaataatgtcaaaaatcaataaagtttttaacTTGGAGAACTCCttgaaggaaaaagaattgatTATTAATACTGGTGTGAACAAAGAATTGGATAAACATATCAACTTTTACAATAATTTAGAAGTTTTTCTAGAAGACATTGCGGTTCATATCAGAACTGGTATTATTAACGATATAAATTGCGCAGCTAAATTGGACCCAACTGTtcaaaacaatattaaaaatttaataaatgttGCTTATATTCCTCAAATCGGATACCTTATTTCCATCGATATTGAAGCTAAAGAGCTTCTTGAAATTGTCCAAGATTGGGTGTTTATATTTGAGACACCAACTGCAttatattacaaaaataacgATATTATGAAAGTGGATAAAGAATATGGTGATATATGTGGTATTATATCTGATTAccaaattgaaattttccATGACGTTCAAACGGAAATAATTCAGTACAAACTGTTTTTGAGAAAGTGTTACGAATTGAGTGCCGAGCTTGAAGTTTTGAAAAGCTTTGCTGAAACATCTAtcgaaaataattttaaggAACCCGAATTATCGAGCAAAGagaataaattaattattgttCAAGGCAGACAtccaatttttgaaaatttggtGGATTCCTATATCCCTAATGATATATCCTTAATAGGTTCAAGATTTGATGATGAAAGTTGGAACACCATGTTTTGCAGAATAGCTTTGATCACAGGAGCTAATATGTCTGGTAAAACTGTTTTTATAACAAGTTGTGGCATAATCGTTCTTTTATCTCATATTGGTTGTTTTGTGCCGGCAATCTCAGCAAAAATTGGCATAGTAGACAATATTTTAACAAGAATAAAAACTAGCGAGGGAATAAATCATACACAGAGCACATTTTACTCAGATTGCCAACAAATGTCCAAGTGTTTAGCGTTATCCACTGAAAGAAGTTTGGTATTAATCGACGAATTCGGGAAAGGAACATCACCCATTGATGGCCCAGCATTATTTGCTGCAATTATTAGACAAATGTCAGAATATAAACATTGTCCTAGGATGTTGGTCTGCACTCATTATCATGAactatataaaaaaaaaatattttctccTCAATTAAAAGGCACTATCCATTTGACAACCACAATTTTTGTCAAAAAGCATAAAGATGGAAATGAAGATAATAGTACAGAAGttataacttttttgtACAAGGTAAAAGAGGGGATCTCAAACGATTCATTTGGTTTGTTCTGTGCAAGTCTTTCAGGTATTCAACCGGCAATATTAAATAGGGCACATGCTATAGTGGATGCCATGAACCAAGGCCGTAACATTTCAGAAATATCAAATACAGTACCTTTACAAGAGTTAactttgtttaaaaaaaatcaaaaaatagtGGAAGAGTTTTTGTCATGGGATATACAATTAGAAGATGATAATGACATAgcaataaaagaaaagcttaaattttttttgcaaaaagATATATCATAA